Genomic segment of Salvia hispanica cultivar TCC Black 2014 chromosome 2, UniMelb_Shisp_WGS_1.0, whole genome shotgun sequence:
AGCTGTCTTAGCCTtggagatgaagaaagaattgACTGTTAGTCGCGAAAGAGAGCATTCGTTGGAAGCTGTACTAGCAGAAAAAGATCAACACGAAGTTGAATTACAGAGGAAAGTTGAAGAATCCAAACAGAGAGAAGCCTACCTAGAGAACGAACTTGCAAACATGTGGATACTTGTGGCCAAGCTAAAGAAATCTCAAGGAGCCGAGAATGATGAATCGTCAAGGGAGAGCCTGAAGATTGATGACTCGTGAGAGTGAGATTGAGTTCGAACAAAATGATTTCAGTAGTTAGGCTTTGTAAGTGGTAGTAGGAGACGGCGAGTTTTTGGTTGTGTAGTGCTTAGGTAGTTTGCTTTCTGGGCAATGTGAGGAGCCCCTTTTTTATCAAGTGTATCTTGCCTGGCTTGGTTTGTTGTGTTCTTGGCTTGAATGGTGATTGTAAAAAGGTTGACACAGTTTCTAATGCTAATTTGTGGTGTACAATATGTAGCATCAGTTATTTCGGTCTTCAAATCCGATATCATACTAATGTTATAGGTTTAtgcacaaataaattaaatagttacTTATCAAGTATGTTTAAGGTTAAATGGAGTAGCATTGTGGACCACTTTCTTGCATCTTCCATGTTGTTTCAATGCTGGGAAGAGATCTAACAATGAAGTGGCGTTGGCATTCAGGTAACGAGGGTTTCATCATGGTGATCGGTAAGATACGGCAATATGTTACCAGAAGTTGAACTTGCATCATACTTAATCAATAGATGAAAAAAAGGTAGTAATTAATATCCCTCCGACACGTAGACTTTTAGgacggcacgggttttaatgcaaaattggtatgTAAGacatagaaagaaaaagtaactggagtattgttagtagagaatgTGACACACCTGATTAGACAGAAAGAagttgacaaaaataaaagtggactatttttatgggatgaaacaaaatgaaaagaggTAAATTATATTGGACGAAACGAGTagcaaaaatttatttcaaacacTGGTTGATTGGGATCAATAACTCAAAATTAGTAGATGTCATCACATTCCATCCCTATAGTCGAAACAAATTATATCGAGACAAATTAAACAAGAACTTACTCGAATACATAGCACAGAGCACTACTCTACTCCATCACAGCAACTCCACCAACCGCTTTGATTTTCTCTATAATGCTATTTGCCTCATCCTTTGTTACCTGCTGCTTCAGTATAACGGGTGTTTTTTCCACCAAATCTTTAGCTTCCTTCAGTCCCAGATCTGTAAAGGAACGGATCTCTTTTATCACTTTTAGTTTTGCACCTGCGTCGAATTTCTCTAACTTGATATCAAATGTGGTTTTCTCCGCCTTCTTCGCCTCAGCCTTGGACGATCCAGCACGTGCCCCGGCCTGGCTGCCCGCATCCACTCCTTCAACATCAAGTGGTACCAGCTTGGGATGGCTTACCTTGAGATGCAGATTCGGACCTATTTTCACTCGCTCTTCAAGTGGCAGGGCCGCAATTTTTTCAGCAAGCTGAACAATTTTGTCTGAAGGTGGTGGTCTAGGTCCGTATGGCTCATAGACATCTGGGTATTTGTATTTCTTAGGCTTGGATTTGGGATCTCTTGGAGCAAAGTCAGGTTGAAAGCAGCGGTACTGCAAAAGGTTGTTTTTTCGACACACGACTGGGTGGCCACGAGCAAGACGATACAAAGTAGCTAGTTTCATGGTTTATGGATTGGTATAACAATTAAGTGGGTATCACCAGTGGCCTTGCAGCAACAAGATATGTATCTGTAGCTCCAACTGCAAACAAACTAGTCACTAGAATGAAGAAAccagaaaaaaatgaaaggcAAACTAtgatcattttcctttaactattaaacaaagataaaaaaagaaatacaaatatCTGTCACAAAGAGACACATGGAGACAAAAGCTATAAACTATCaaacaaactgaaaaataaatttcccCTTGGTTTATAAATACAAGTGAagcaaacaaaagaaaatgctTTAAAGCATTCTCCAATTAtggccaaaaaaaaataagataaagcAGGTCAAAAGTTCCGAAAACCATACATGGCTGACAATCCATTAACATCTCAGGAGTTCACAACTCACACACAGAAATTATAAGGGAAAACAAATAGCAACtataaattgaattggaatGGTTAGGTGGGCACAAAATTGTGCTCTCTTAAAGAGTAGCATCTAGGGGGCGATCATTCTGTGGTTCAGATCAAAATGCCAAAAACATCTCGGCAAATGCACAAAGTAGAAACAGATGCggtttataaaataattgcatTATAGTGTTATGGTTTACAAAAACTGAAGGAAAACAAAGTGCATTTGTCTGACATAGATATAAGTATTACACTTAAACTAAACAGAAAAAAGTATAAGACTACAACTTATGTTATGATGTGTTATAGTatcaaattaatcataatattaaCATAGGTTAACTAGGACCGAGCAGCAAAAATCTATCAGATAGAGAGTACGTCTTCAATTCTTAGGATTcagaatttaatataagcGATTGATTGAggattattcataaaaaagtTGCGAAGCAACAACAGCTACTGCTTGAGTAGCTTTAGCTTCAATTGGAGCTGTGAGTCAAAACAGAGGAGATTGAATAACCTTTGTTCAATGCTTAGCTTTAGGAAAGCCGAAAGTGACAAAAACTGTAAAATCCTTGTGTGGATATTATCGTAAGTAAGAATCCTAGTCTATGAGCTTCTGAACCTCAATATCCTTAAATTATTCCTCTTCAACAATATCTAATTCACCAGTGACGCAGTCCTAAAATAAGCTTACGCTTAGTAACATGAATATTGAAAATACATCAAAAGCAGACTACGGATGCATCGATGCATCAGTTACGGCAAAATCAGACGTAAATTtccaccccccccccccccaaaaaaaatccGAATTCAACTACATTCAAGATCCTGTGCCTGTGCCTTTACCAACAAATCAGAACCAGTGCACCAGACAAACTCACAACTCAATCTAAACCGATGTCACAGTAAAATAGGAACATTAATCAGAAGGAGAGCGAGTGGGAGAGATTACCGGAGGAATTAGGAGTTCGAGTATGTTTCGTCCTCCAAATCAAatgtgtgagagagagtgaCTCCGGCTTCGCACAGAAATGTTGCGGAGTGCGGGTTgaagattgaagggaagaagGTGGTGAATTGGGGATTGGGGGTTTAGGCCTTAGGGGTTCGGgttacaatttattttatttattagtagaattaattattaatgttatttttagtaCTCAATTGCATATTCCTAGTTTCCCACTGtcctaaaaaattaagagtGAACGGTATAAATGAGCCCTAACTTTTCGGCTTGTTGCACTGTTGAtccttaataaaaaaaaaattcatcataggagtttaacaaaatataaaatcataaattaggTATTTTCGGACAATAACACCCTTAAGCCcttaaagggcattttcgcCTATTTACTGACACCGCCTCTGCATGCACCTGCAACATGCAATTTGGCTGACATCCGCCCAATGATGTGATTGAAATGTCAtgtctctcctctctctctcttgaatTTTGGCAGACGACGTTTGGCTTCCCACATGCTACATAGTGTGTGTACCTGATTTGAAACATATTAGATAGAATGTGAAAATTAAATCACTTATTTTTCACTTCCCTCCAATTCACTTTCACTTGCAGTCCTTTGAGTTTTGCGCTCTCTCATCTGAATCGACTCCACCACTCCAATTTCTATCTATTTTCGGCGGTGTTCAGACACCATTTTCATCAATGCCGCCTAAACGAAAACAAACTGGTACCTCTGGAGCATCCTCCTCCCGTAGTTCATCGCGGCGGAAAAAGCAACCGGCACCGCCGTCGTCTTCGTCTCCGTCTCCGCCACCGTCACTTAGACGCGCTCCAGAGGTAATCGACGTAGACCCAGAAACATGGGACATCCGCGATCCTGAGTTGGAAGAAGAATACAGTaagttcaattttaaatttc
This window contains:
- the LOC125203660 gene encoding 50S ribosomal protein L7/L12-like codes for the protein MKLATLYRLARGHPVVCRKNNLLQYRCFQPDFAPRDPKSKPKKYKYPDVYEPYGPRPPPSDKIVQLAEKIAALPLEERVKIGPNLHLKVSHPKLVPLDVEGVDAGSQAGARAGSSKAEAKKAEKTTFDIKLEKFDAGAKLKVIKEIRSFTDLGLKEAKDLVEKTPVILKQQVTKDEANSIIEKIKAVGGVAVME